In one Nocardia tengchongensis genomic region, the following are encoded:
- a CDS encoding LppP/LprE family lipoprotein, giving the protein MKKLAGIVALAAALALTTACQDETTPRPGGTPTTAAPAAPGSAQPSDTQQPPGTTQAAGGGAPATAGNGKCVDLKSPVVTAALGKIGPSVSDAKFVAYSGTEAAVGSCPALLWVLADTEGGTASSPWHVLLFNHAGFLGTATKKWTSYTSVVGSTDRSVRVEYRWLAHSDASCCPTGGPVDVTLTLGADGHTVTPDRDFPSEVTNPK; this is encoded by the coding sequence ATGAAGAAGCTCGCGGGGATCGTCGCGCTGGCCGCCGCGCTGGCGTTGACGACGGCATGTCAGGACGAGACGACGCCGAGGCCCGGAGGTACGCCGACCACGGCGGCGCCGGCCGCGCCGGGGTCGGCGCAGCCGTCCGACACCCAGCAGCCGCCCGGCACCACGCAGGCCGCCGGTGGCGGCGCTCCCGCCACCGCGGGCAACGGCAAGTGCGTGGATCTGAAGTCGCCGGTGGTCACCGCCGCGCTCGGCAAGATCGGACCGAGCGTGAGCGACGCGAAGTTCGTCGCGTACAGCGGCACCGAAGCCGCCGTCGGCTCGTGTCCGGCGCTGCTGTGGGTGCTCGCCGATACCGAGGGCGGCACCGCCAGCTCGCCGTGGCATGTGCTGCTGTTCAACCACGCGGGTTTCCTGGGCACCGCGACCAAGAAGTGGACGTCCTACACCTCGGTGGTCGGGTCCACCGATCGCAGCGTCCGGGTCGAATACCGCTGGCTGGCACACAGCGACGCCAGCTGCTGCCCCACCGGCGGACCGGTCGACGTGACGCTCACGCTGGGCGCGGACGGTCACACCGTCACCCCGGACCGTGACTTCCCCAGCGAGGTAACCAATCCGAAGTAG
- a CDS encoding acyl-CoA carboxylase subunit beta, which yields MLEIAAEPAGEAAIAKRAKKGIPSVRQRVHMLLDPGTFIETGALARQPGQSDALYGDGLVTGRGLIGGRPVVVISHDQTVYGGSVGVTSAQKFMRALKFAFDNACPVVTINDSGGARIQDAVGSIASFGDISRVLEKLSGYVPQVSIILGKCAAGSVYGPINTDVLIGTKDSYMFVTGPDVIKAVNGEDVTAEQLGGAQVQAERGTLHHVADTEQDAYDWARNYLSYMPTSCVEQPPIVNPGLEPELTAHDLELDSIIPDSDRAGYDMHEILLRIFDDGEFHEIRAAFAPNLITGFARVDGYPVGVIANQPLVLGGSIDAACSDKSTYFIRLCDAFNIPLVFIADTPGVLPGLTEEANGVIIRGGRVPRAIIEATVPIINLVVRKSYGGAYGMMAARQVGADISLAWPTARIAVIGAESAVDLLGKRQLAAVPEEHRAAAREFMVNTYNETVATPWVAAERGYIDAVIEPSRTRLEIRHALRLLRDKPRVKPEFNPRKHPIYPM from the coding sequence ATGCTGGAGATCGCCGCGGAGCCCGCAGGCGAGGCCGCGATCGCCAAGCGGGCGAAGAAGGGGATTCCCAGTGTGCGGCAGCGGGTGCACATGCTGCTGGATCCGGGGACGTTCATCGAGACGGGGGCGCTGGCCCGGCAGCCCGGGCAATCGGACGCGCTGTACGGCGACGGACTGGTCACCGGGCGCGGGCTGATCGGCGGCCGGCCGGTGGTGGTGATCTCCCACGATCAGACCGTGTACGGCGGATCGGTCGGCGTCACCTCCGCGCAGAAGTTCATGCGGGCGTTGAAGTTCGCGTTCGACAACGCGTGCCCGGTGGTGACGATCAATGATTCCGGCGGAGCGCGCATTCAGGACGCGGTCGGTTCCATCGCCTCGTTCGGCGACATCTCCCGGGTGCTGGAGAAGCTGTCCGGGTACGTGCCGCAGGTGTCGATCATTCTCGGAAAGTGCGCCGCCGGTTCGGTGTACGGGCCGATCAACACCGACGTGCTGATCGGCACCAAGGACTCGTACATGTTCGTCACCGGGCCGGACGTGATCAAGGCCGTCAACGGCGAGGACGTCACCGCCGAACAGCTCGGCGGCGCGCAGGTGCAGGCCGAACGTGGCACCCTGCACCACGTGGCCGACACCGAGCAGGACGCCTACGACTGGGCCCGCAACTACCTCAGCTACATGCCGACCAGCTGCGTCGAACAGCCGCCGATCGTGAATCCCGGCCTGGAACCGGAGCTCACGGCCCACGACCTCGAGCTCGACAGCATCATCCCGGACTCCGACCGGGCCGGCTACGACATGCACGAGATCCTGCTGCGCATCTTCGACGACGGCGAATTCCACGAGATCCGAGCCGCTTTCGCGCCGAACCTGATCACCGGCTTCGCCCGCGTCGACGGCTACCCGGTCGGCGTGATCGCCAATCAGCCACTGGTGCTGGGCGGTTCCATCGACGCCGCCTGCTCGGACAAGTCGACCTACTTCATCCGCCTGTGCGACGCCTTCAACATCCCGCTGGTGTTCATCGCCGACACCCCCGGCGTGCTCCCGGGTCTCACCGAGGAAGCCAACGGCGTCATCATCCGCGGCGGCCGCGTTCCGCGCGCCATCATCGAGGCCACGGTGCCGATCATCAACCTGGTGGTCCGCAAGTCCTACGGTGGCGCGTACGGCATGATGGCCGCGCGTCAGGTCGGCGCGGACATCAGCCTAGCCTGGCCGACCGCCCGGATCGCGGTGATCGGCGCGGAGAGCGCGGTCGACCTGCTCGGCAAGCGCCAGCTGGCGGCGGTGCCGGAAGAACACCGTGCCGCGGCACGCGAATTCATGGTCAACACCTACAACGAGACGGTCGCCACCCCGTGGGTCGCCGCCGAGCGTGGCTACATCGACGCCGTCATCGAACCCTCCCGCACCCGCCTGGAAATCCGCCACGCGCTGCGCCTGCTCCGCGACAAGCCGCGCGTCAAGCCGGAGTTCAACCCGCGCAAGCACCCGATCTATCCGATGTAG
- a CDS encoding ABC transporter permease, translating into MSTITSTKTTTAAGTSAAGGLSASLGDSAIMLRRNFKHIARNPVAIFNAALMPVMMLLIFVYVFGSAFNVGEDYINYSTPGMILLAISYGLSGTAVSVSSDMAKGIINRFKVMDVARGAVLTGHVAATMLTNLIAIAAVLGVALALGFRSPASATEWLGAIGVMVATSFAASWLTVALGMAAKTPESAGMSVVPLIMLPFVSSAIVPAEQMGQGVRQFAQYQPFTPIIESLRGFLTGHPSGGYTAAALAWCAGFAIVGYLWSRATFSKRA; encoded by the coding sequence ATGAGCACCATCACTTCCACCAAGACCACCACCGCCGCCGGCACTTCCGCCGCGGGCGGACTGTCCGCCTCGCTCGGCGACTCCGCGATCATGTTGCGCCGCAACTTCAAACACATCGCCCGCAACCCGGTCGCCATCTTCAACGCCGCGCTGATGCCGGTGATGATGCTGCTGATCTTCGTCTACGTGTTCGGCAGCGCCTTCAACGTCGGCGAGGACTACATCAACTACTCGACACCCGGCATGATCCTGCTGGCCATCAGCTACGGACTCTCCGGCACCGCGGTGTCGGTCAGCTCGGACATGGCCAAGGGCATCATCAACCGGTTCAAGGTCATGGACGTCGCCCGCGGCGCGGTGCTGACCGGGCACGTGGCGGCGACCATGCTCACCAACCTGATCGCCATCGCCGCCGTGCTCGGCGTCGCCCTCGCGCTCGGCTTCCGCTCCCCGGCCTCGGCCACCGAATGGCTCGGCGCGATCGGCGTCATGGTGGCGACCTCGTTCGCGGCCTCCTGGCTCACCGTCGCGCTCGGCATGGCGGCCAAGACCCCGGAGTCGGCGGGCATGTCGGTGGTGCCGCTGATCATGCTGCCCTTCGTCAGCAGCGCGATCGTGCCGGCCGAGCAGATGGGCCAGGGCGTCCGCCAGTTCGCCCAGTACCAGCCCTTCACCCCGATCATCGAATCCCTGCGCGGCTTCCTGACCGGTCACCCGTCGGGCGGCTACACCGCCGCCGCGCTGGCCTGGTGCGCCGGGTTCGCCATCGTCGGATACCTGTGGTCGCGAGCCACGTTCAGCAAGCGAGCGTGA
- a CDS encoding VOC family protein: MASPAKLAHVVLRTGRLPEMVDWYVQVLEGRLVFGNDMLAFMTYDDEHHRVAFLATGASQRPTDAHSGLHHVAFTYDSLGDLLGTYQRLKSVGVQPFWTINHGPTTSLYYEDPEGNHIELQIDNFATDAELTDFFDSGAFDANPIGVEFDADELVARFEAGEPLADLVRRP, from the coding sequence ATGGCATCACCCGCAAAACTCGCCCACGTCGTCCTGCGCACCGGTCGGCTGCCGGAGATGGTCGACTGGTACGTGCAGGTGCTCGAGGGTCGCCTCGTGTTCGGCAACGACATGCTGGCCTTCATGACCTACGACGACGAGCATCATCGCGTCGCGTTCCTGGCCACCGGCGCCTCCCAGCGGCCCACCGACGCGCACTCGGGACTGCACCACGTCGCCTTCACCTACGACTCGCTCGGTGACCTGCTCGGCACCTATCAGCGCCTGAAGAGCGTTGGCGTGCAACCGTTCTGGACCATCAATCACGGCCCCACCACCTCGCTGTACTACGAGGACCCGGAGGGCAATCACATCGAATTGCAGATCGACAACTTCGCCACCGACGCGGAGCTGACGGACTTCTTCGACTCCGGCGCGTTCGACGCCAATCCCATCGGCGTCGAATTCGATGCCGATGAACTCGTCGCCCGATTCGAAGCGGGCGAGCCCCTGGCCGATCTGGTGCGGCGGCCGTGA
- a CDS encoding acyl-CoA synthetase yields MNTRLEPDFAGELTRLESIPLSDRDLPGSTYELIARTARRHQDRPALHLLPGGTDWDKPETWSYGELLRRIHQAANLYAALGVEPGGVVGLMLPNTGTTYAALFGAQVIGVANPVNPMLATEHIVDIFRLTGARVLVAPAPELDAAVWRTACAVAAALPGLRALISVGGSVDDAPPQWAGDFDELAAAQPPELTVDRRPGPADMAAYFHTGGTTGTPKVAPQTHANQVYVAWAVARHALFAGESVTLAGLPLFHVNAVHITALAPFHAGGSAVSLGPLGYRDRAAMADFWRIVERYGITGFSAVPTVYAALPAVPDGVDISSLRAGIVGAAPLPGRVRADFESASGIPMLEGYGLTEATCVSVLAPETGNRPGAVGLRLPYQRIKAVRVDDDGLPRGDCRPGEDGVLAIQGPNVFPGYLRAGPAGPAPDPTGIVIDDWLITGDLGRVDAAGFVTLTGRARDVIIRGGHNIDPRLVEESLLQHPDISAAAVVPRPDAHAGEVPAAYVVLRPGAAVPAAELLTWAAAHAPEPAAAPKFIDLIAAIPLTAVGKVHKVPLLHDAMHQVVARELRAAGLLGDITVSPRNGRPHAHIDVACGASDDLIGVLTERLDAYSFSYDVDRA; encoded by the coding sequence GTGAACACGCGGCTCGAACCGGACTTCGCCGGCGAACTCACGCGCCTCGAATCGATTCCGCTCAGCGACCGGGACCTGCCGGGCAGCACCTACGAGCTGATCGCACGGACCGCTCGCCGCCATCAGGACCGGCCCGCACTGCATCTGCTGCCCGGCGGAACGGACTGGGACAAGCCCGAAACCTGGTCGTACGGTGAACTTTTGCGGCGCATCCACCAGGCCGCGAATCTGTATGCCGCACTGGGGGTCGAGCCCGGCGGCGTCGTCGGGCTGATGCTCCCCAATACCGGGACCACCTACGCCGCATTGTTCGGCGCGCAGGTGATCGGCGTCGCCAATCCCGTCAATCCGATGCTCGCTACGGAACACATCGTCGACATCTTCCGGCTCACCGGCGCGCGTGTACTGGTCGCTCCCGCACCGGAACTCGATGCCGCGGTCTGGCGTACGGCGTGTGCGGTCGCCGCGGCGCTGCCCGGACTGCGTGCGCTGATCTCGGTCGGCGGTTCGGTCGACGACGCGCCGCCGCAATGGGCCGGAGACTTCGACGAACTGGCCGCGGCCCAGCCTCCGGAGCTCACCGTCGACCGGCGGCCCGGGCCCGCGGATATGGCCGCGTACTTCCACACCGGCGGCACCACGGGCACACCGAAGGTCGCGCCGCAGACGCACGCGAATCAGGTGTACGTCGCCTGGGCTGTCGCCCGGCACGCGCTGTTCGCCGGAGAATCGGTCACGCTGGCGGGCCTGCCGCTGTTCCATGTCAACGCGGTGCACATCACCGCGCTCGCGCCGTTCCATGCGGGGGGATCCGCCGTCTCGCTCGGGCCCCTCGGCTATCGCGACCGGGCCGCGATGGCCGACTTCTGGCGGATCGTGGAACGCTATGGCATCACCGGATTCTCCGCGGTGCCGACCGTCTACGCCGCCTTGCCCGCCGTCCCGGACGGAGTCGACATCTCCAGCCTGCGCGCCGGAATCGTCGGGGCCGCACCGCTTCCCGGCCGGGTCCGCGCAGACTTCGAATCCGCCAGCGGGATACCGATGCTCGAGGGATACGGCCTCACCGAGGCCACCTGCGTCAGCGTGCTCGCACCGGAGACCGGCAATCGGCCGGGCGCGGTCGGACTGCGACTGCCGTACCAGCGGATCAAAGCCGTGCGGGTCGACGACGATGGACTACCCCGCGGCGATTGCAGACCCGGCGAAGATGGTGTGCTCGCCATCCAGGGCCCCAATGTCTTTCCCGGATATCTCCGGGCCGGACCCGCCGGTCCGGCACCCGACCCCACCGGAATCGTCATCGATGACTGGTTGATCACCGGCGACCTGGGCCGAGTCGACGCGGCGGGATTCGTCACCCTGACCGGCCGGGCCCGCGACGTCATCATCCGCGGCGGCCACAATATCGACCCCCGGCTGGTCGAGGAGTCACTGCTCCAGCATCCGGATATCTCTGCCGCCGCAGTGGTTCCGAGACCCGACGCGCATGCCGGAGAAGTCCCCGCGGCCTATGTGGTCCTGCGCCCCGGCGCTGCGGTACCGGCCGCCGAGCTGCTGACCTGGGCCGCCGCGCACGCCCCCGAACCGGCCGCCGCCCCGAAGTTCATCGACCTCATCGCGGCGATACCCCTCACCGCTGTCGGCAAGGTACACAAGGTGCCGCTGCTTCACGACGCGATGCACCAGGTCGTGGCCCGGGAACTGCGGGCGGCCGGGCTGCTCGGCGACATCACCGTCTCGCCGCGGAACGGCCGACCGCACGCGCACATCGACGTGGCGTGCGGCGCATCCGATGACCTGATCGGCGTCCTCACCGAACGGCTCGACGCGTACTCGTTCTCCTACGACGTCGATCGCGCCTAG
- a CDS encoding fumarylacetoacetate hydrolase family protein, translated as MRLYSTDDGLAREDRAGVLSLLDLPYAEVGALLRGPGLDAARTATVLREQALEQAVLRPPVARPGKVLIIGLNYGSHATEALDMFTALGKTDIAVPTEPNMQVTAGSAVVGPGDPIVLPEVAAEQVDYEGEVAVVIGTPARGVSIDAAWRHVAGLTIVNDASARDIQLRAMTGDPTASIGVAKSFDTFKPLGPCLVTADEFTETPDLALRTRVNGELRQEDRTSGFIHSIPELIAHVSRYQTLEPGDVICTGTPRGAGVFSGRYLRAGDLVEVEVEGIGVLANPVVRA; from the coding sequence ATGCGTCTCTACTCGACCGACGACGGGCTCGCGCGAGAAGACCGCGCCGGCGTGCTCTCGCTACTCGACCTGCCTTACGCCGAGGTCGGCGCACTGCTACGCGGTCCGGGACTCGACGCCGCCCGCACCGCGACGGTGCTGCGCGAACAGGCCCTCGAGCAGGCGGTGCTGCGGCCGCCGGTGGCGCGGCCGGGGAAAGTGCTGATCATCGGATTGAACTACGGGAGCCACGCGACCGAGGCCCTGGACATGTTCACGGCGCTGGGAAAGACCGACATCGCGGTGCCCACCGAACCGAACATGCAAGTCACGGCCGGGTCAGCGGTCGTCGGGCCCGGCGATCCGATCGTGCTGCCGGAGGTCGCGGCGGAACAGGTCGACTACGAGGGTGAGGTCGCGGTCGTCATCGGCACACCCGCCCGCGGTGTGTCCATCGACGCGGCCTGGCGTCATGTGGCCGGGCTGACCATCGTCAACGATGCCTCCGCGCGCGATATCCAGCTGCGCGCGATGACCGGCGACCCCACCGCCTCCATCGGCGTCGCCAAGAGCTTCGACACCTTCAAACCGCTCGGCCCCTGTCTGGTGACGGCTGACGAATTCACCGAGACACCCGACCTCGCGCTGCGGACCCGCGTGAACGGGGAACTGCGCCAGGAGGATCGGACCAGCGGCTTCATCCACTCCATACCGGAGTTGATCGCGCACGTGTCGCGGTACCAGACCCTCGAACCCGGTGACGTGATCTGCACCGGCACTCCGCGCGGGGCCGGCGTGTTCTCCGGGAGATACCTGCGGGCGGGCGATCTGGTCGAGGTGGAGGTAGAGGGCATCGGGGTGCTCGCGAATCCGGTGGTGCGCGCGTGA
- a CDS encoding ATP-binding cassette domain-containing protein — protein sequence MNDTAIAASGLRKAYGDKTILDGIDLNIGSGTIFSLLGPNGAGKTTMVNVLTTLLKADGGTARVAGYDIASQTRAVRAAIGVTGQFAAVDDLLTGEENLRLMADLHRLRGNESKRVVAALLDRFELTESARKPASTYSGGMRRKLDLAMTLVTKPDIVFLDEPTTGLDPRSRRTMWDIVRELTSDGVTIFLTTQYLEEADQLADRIAVLDGGRIVAEGTPDELKRRVPGSYLQLRFRDSAQLDAAARILPGSTPDPDALTLQVPGDGGSNALRALLNRLADHSVEAEDVSIHTPDLDDVFLALTGHATTEADAA from the coding sequence ATGAACGACACAGCGATCGCGGCTTCGGGGCTGCGGAAGGCGTACGGGGACAAGACGATCCTCGATGGCATCGATCTGAACATCGGCTCGGGCACCATCTTCTCGCTGCTCGGCCCCAACGGGGCGGGCAAGACGACGATGGTCAACGTGCTCACCACCCTGCTGAAGGCGGACGGCGGCACCGCCCGCGTCGCCGGATACGACATCGCCAGCCAGACCCGGGCGGTGCGCGCCGCGATCGGCGTCACCGGCCAGTTCGCGGCGGTCGACGACCTGCTCACCGGCGAGGAGAACCTGCGGCTGATGGCCGACCTGCACCGGCTGCGCGGCAACGAGAGCAAGCGAGTGGTGGCCGCGCTACTGGATCGATTCGAACTGACCGAGTCGGCGCGCAAACCGGCCTCGACCTACTCCGGCGGCATGCGCCGCAAACTGGACCTGGCCATGACCCTGGTGACCAAGCCGGACATCGTCTTCCTCGACGAGCCGACCACCGGACTGGACCCGCGCAGCCGCCGCACCATGTGGGACATCGTGCGGGAACTGACCTCCGACGGCGTCACCATCTTCCTCACCACCCAGTACCTCGAGGAAGCCGATCAGCTCGCCGACCGGATCGCGGTGCTCGACGGCGGCCGCATCGTCGCCGAGGGCACACCGGACGAACTCAAGCGCCGGGTGCCCGGCAGCTACCTGCAGCTCCGATTCCGCGACAGCGCGCAGCTGGACGCGGCCGCCCGGATCCTGCCCGGCAGCACCCCCGACCCCGACGCCCTGACCCTGCAGGTGCCGGGCGACGGCGGCTCGAATGCCCTGCGCGCCTTGCTGAACCGGCTCGCCGACCACTCGGTCGAGGCCGAGGACGTTTCCATCCACACCCCCGATCTCGACGACGTTTTCCTTGCCCTGACCGGGCACGCCACCACGGAGGCCGACGCAGCATGA
- a CDS encoding DoxX family protein → MSIAYVIVTVVAAAWVGFSAFSLYRRAEFVVGPLREYSVPEAWWTPLALAKGAGAMGLIAGLFISFVGVAAAIGLILYFAGAIITIIRARAYGSIPFPLLYLVPVAVAMGLGFAA, encoded by the coding sequence ATGTCGATCGCCTATGTCATCGTCACCGTTGTCGCCGCCGCCTGGGTGGGATTCTCGGCGTTCTCGCTGTACCGACGGGCCGAGTTCGTGGTCGGCCCGCTGCGTGAGTACTCGGTCCCGGAGGCGTGGTGGACGCCGCTGGCCCTGGCCAAGGGCGCGGGCGCGATGGGTTTGATTGCCGGACTGTTCATCTCGTTCGTGGGAGTGGCCGCCGCGATCGGCCTGATCCTGTACTTCGCCGGCGCGATCATCACCATCATCCGGGCCCGCGCCTACGGCAGCATCCCCTTCCCGCTGCTGTACCTGGTCCCCGTGGCCGTAGCCATGGGCCTGGGCTTCGCCGCCTGA
- a CDS encoding FAD-dependent monooxygenase: MSAAEQTPVLIAGAGPVGLATAYVLGRHGIPSIVCERYGAVNPHPRAHVVNTRSMELLRAWGIAEAVTGDAVAPEWMLNIVWKQTLAGEPLGRINLADGGTERITRRGTASPELITSCAQDRVQQRLLDALRAQAMATIHFDTTVVRVTDTGDQVDVVVESGGATRNIAAQYVVAADGAAGTLRADLGIGMAGLPELGQQVNIYFHADLSPWTETDPALLIWMINAESPGVFIGMDGKHRWTLNRPFDPALESLSYYTPERCIDLVRTAVGSADLAVDVRSVGTWTMAASTAETYRIGRVLLAGDSAHQFPPTGGLGMNTGFADADNLGWKLAAVLGGWAPESLLDTYGTERSAVALSNAERSVANALKMFDAGIGPLTVQIAERLDSAEPSIAQRERELLAAAIPRHREHFDDLDQELGYVYGGAEVTADPIAMAVLGARLPHAWIVHEGATVSTLDLLGPWFTLIAGPSGSNWATALSETADEIPCRAFIVGHDFELDTDRFGIGAAGAILVRPDGHIAWSTDQGSGTPAADLTAALRTACGRKPTP; this comes from the coding sequence GTGAGCGCGGCCGAACAGACCCCGGTGCTCATCGCCGGCGCGGGCCCGGTCGGCCTCGCCACCGCGTATGTGCTCGGGCGACATGGCATTCCGAGCATCGTCTGCGAGCGCTACGGAGCGGTCAATCCGCATCCCCGCGCGCACGTGGTCAATACGCGCTCGATGGAACTGCTGCGGGCCTGGGGCATCGCCGAGGCCGTCACCGGTGACGCGGTGGCCCCGGAGTGGATGCTCAATATCGTGTGGAAGCAGACCCTCGCGGGGGAGCCGCTCGGCCGGATCAATCTGGCCGACGGCGGCACGGAGCGAATCACGCGCCGCGGCACCGCCTCTCCCGAGCTGATCACCTCGTGCGCGCAGGATCGCGTACAGCAGCGGCTGCTCGATGCGCTGCGCGCGCAGGCCATGGCCACCATCCACTTCGACACCACCGTCGTCCGCGTCACCGACACCGGTGATCAGGTCGACGTGGTCGTCGAATCCGGCGGTGCGACAAGAAATATCGCGGCGCAATATGTCGTCGCGGCGGACGGCGCGGCGGGCACGCTGCGCGCCGACCTCGGAATCGGCATGGCGGGACTGCCCGAGCTGGGGCAGCAGGTGAACATCTACTTCCACGCCGACCTGTCGCCCTGGACCGAAACCGATCCGGCCCTGCTGATCTGGATGATCAACGCCGAATCACCGGGTGTGTTCATCGGAATGGACGGCAAGCATCGATGGACGCTGAACCGGCCGTTCGACCCGGCCCTGGAATCACTGTCTTACTACACCCCGGAGCGCTGTATCGACCTGGTGCGCACCGCCGTCGGTAGCGCGGACCTCGCCGTCGACGTCCGCTCGGTCGGTACTTGGACCATGGCGGCCAGCACGGCGGAAACCTATCGCATCGGCCGGGTGCTGCTCGCCGGTGACAGTGCGCACCAATTCCCGCCGACCGGTGGGCTCGGCATGAACACCGGGTTCGCCGACGCCGACAACCTCGGCTGGAAGCTGGCCGCCGTGCTCGGGGGCTGGGCTCCCGAATCCCTGCTCGACACCTATGGAACCGAGCGCAGTGCGGTCGCGCTCAGCAATGCCGAGCGCAGTGTCGCCAATGCCCTGAAGATGTTCGACGCCGGAATCGGGCCGCTCACCGTTCAGATCGCCGAGCGGCTCGACAGCGCGGAACCCTCGATCGCGCAGCGTGAGCGCGAGCTGCTGGCCGCGGCGATCCCGCGGCACCGCGAGCACTTCGACGATCTCGATCAGGAATTGGGCTACGTCTACGGCGGCGCCGAGGTCACCGCCGATCCGATCGCCATGGCCGTCCTCGGTGCGCGGCTACCGCATGCGTGGATCGTCCACGAGGGTGCCACGGTGTCGACCCTCGATTTGCTGGGGCCGTGGTTCACCCTGATCGCGGGTCCATCCGGATCCAACTGGGCGACAGCACTTTCCGAAACGGCGGACGAGATCCCGTGCCGGGCCTTCATCGTCGGACACGATTTCGAACTCGACACCGACCGCTTCGGCATCGGCGCGGCCGGAGCCATCCTGGTCCGGCCGGACGGGCATATCGCCTGGTCGACCGATCAGGGCTCCGGCACACCCGCCGCCGATCTCACCGCCGCACTCCGAACCGCCTGCGGCAGAAAGCCGACCCCATGA